In Arcanobacterium wilhelmae, the following are encoded in one genomic region:
- a CDS encoding DUF5926 family protein, with amino-acid sequence MGKKSRREREKAPKKKRVQFVDRPFKGLDFEARLVAMREIVPAATLRVKLNEAHGGEDALIVSVLPGMASAARREDGVAMAAAQTVMNSGDASLDIADRLLAALELEAGETAAASELPDADGERLADVLDLSFEPEFTAYSNFAFWVSEDELAKPDVKAAVEETAGQMVPTVEVEGFEGAFWCRMQREFVRWVRPEAEAEMLDALARLQAKRELNFDGAVFKGAFRTSGMLIPVWELEAGTEAEELVGPLGEFAPKLEAALAEDTALTPEERRARNGIVSRQLTLR; translated from the coding sequence ATGGGCAAGAAGAGCCGTCGCGAGCGCGAGAAGGCGCCGAAGAAGAAGCGCGTACAGTTTGTGGATCGCCCGTTTAAGGGGCTCGATTTCGAGGCGCGCCTTGTGGCGATGCGCGAGATCGTGCCGGCGGCCACCCTGCGCGTGAAGCTGAATGAGGCGCATGGCGGCGAAGATGCACTGATTGTGTCGGTGCTGCCGGGCATGGCGTCGGCGGCGCGCCGCGAGGATGGCGTGGCGATGGCTGCTGCTCAGACGGTGATGAATTCGGGCGACGCCTCGCTCGATATTGCTGATCGCCTGCTGGCCGCTCTCGAGCTGGAGGCTGGCGAGACCGCCGCCGCTTCCGAGCTTCCGGATGCGGACGGCGAGCGCCTGGCTGACGTTCTGGATCTGAGCTTCGAGCCGGAGTTTACGGCGTACTCGAACTTCGCTTTCTGGGTTTCGGAGGATGAGCTTGCCAAACCGGACGTGAAGGCTGCTGTTGAAGAGACCGCCGGCCAGATGGTTCCGACCGTTGAGGTTGAGGGCTTCGAGGGTGCCTTCTGGTGCCGCATGCAGCGCGAGTTTGTGCGTTGGGTGCGCCCTGAGGCGGAGGCCGAGATGCTCGACGCGCTTGCTCGCCTGCAAGCCAAGCGTGAGCTGAACTTCGACGGCGCCGTATTCAAGGGTGCGTTCCGCACGTCGGGCATGTTGATCCCTGTGTGGGAGTTGGAGGCTGGTACGGAGGCTGAGGAGCTCGTGGGCCCGCTGGGCGAGTTTGCTCCGAAGCTTGAGGCTGCGCTCGCTGAGGATACGGCGTTGACGCCGGAGGAGCGCCGAGCTCGTAACGGTATCGTTTCGCGTCAGCTCACGTTGCGCTGA
- the upp gene encoding uracil phosphoribosyltransferase: protein MEINVIEHPLVSHKLTVLRDKETPSPIFRQIVEEIIMLLSYESTRDVLVEPVEIDTPVAHMTGSALATPGPIVVPILRAGLGMLEGMTRLMPTAEVGFLGMKRDETTYEAVTYANRLPDDLSGRQCFVLDPMLATGHTLIAAIDYLLERGARDVTAICILAAPEGLKALEEHLADRADVRIVLAAVDEKLNEHGYIVPGLGDAGDRLYGVVD, encoded by the coding sequence ATGGAGATTAACGTCATTGAGCACCCGCTTGTTTCGCACAAGCTCACGGTGTTGCGCGATAAGGAAACGCCGTCCCCGATCTTCCGCCAGATCGTGGAAGAGATCATCATGTTGCTGTCGTACGAATCCACTCGCGACGTGCTGGTGGAGCCCGTTGAGATCGATACCCCGGTTGCTCACATGACCGGCTCTGCTCTCGCGACGCCCGGCCCGATTGTGGTGCCGATCCTGCGTGCGGGTCTGGGCATGCTCGAGGGCATGACCCGCCTGATGCCCACGGCCGAGGTTGGCTTCTTGGGGATGAAGCGCGATGAGACCACCTACGAGGCCGTCACGTACGCGAACCGCCTGCCAGATGATCTGTCGGGCCGCCAATGCTTCGTGCTCGATCCGATGCTGGCTACCGGCCACACGCTGATCGCGGCGATCGATTATCTGCTCGAGCGCGGCGCTCGCGATGTTACGGCGATCTGCATCCTGGCCGCTCCGGAGGGCCTGAAGGCCCTCGAGGAGCACCTGGCCGATCGTGCAGATGTGCGCATCGTGCTTGCCGCTGTGGACGAGAAGCTCAACGAGCACGGCTACATCGTGCCGGGCCTGGGCGATGCGGGCGACCGCCTGTACGGCGTGGTTGACTGA
- a CDS encoding HAD-IC family P-type ATPase, with product METREILGLSGAEVAERMTDGRRNVLPPSAGKTTWDIIRTNVFTRINAILGVLFAVVLTTGHWIQATFGGLIVVNSVVGIIQELRARKTLSELTILGEEHPQAWRDGELVELEQSEIVLDDVLHIGAGAQIVVDGEVLDSQYLDVDESMLTGESDPVHKAPGDTVMSGSFVVSGSGDYQVTKVGADSYAAKLTAEASKYSLAKSQLQAGINQILKIITWVLIPVGILIVVSQVRQPGTQTYSDVVLRIAGALVPMVPEGLVLITTTAFALGVIRLGLRKCLVQELPAIEGLARVDVVCADKTGTLTENTLEFGDFELVGALGEERAREGLAQLAAADPDPNVTMKAVANELGAPERLWEVVERQPFTSAKKWSGVSFANGEHWVMGAPDVLASGTDVERRATELGDTGLRVLLVGRASVPVTAADAPGQLEPVGLITFVQKIRPDAGDTLDYFARQDVEVKVISGDNARSVGAVTSRLGYDAGTTVDAREIGDDEFAEVVNGNRVFGRVRPDQKQAMVKALQGEGHTVAMTGDGVNDVLALKDADIGVAMGSGASATRSVAKIVLLDDKFATLPYVVAEGRRVIGNIERVANLFLTKTIYSAMLAILVVLAQVPYPFLPIHVSITGWFTIGIPAFILSLPPNNSRARDGFVKRTIRFALPAGFIVGAVSFTTYLVTSGGWNVPQEHMRESTAALLALIIASTWVLACVARPWTWWKITLIVLPLVGYGVFFFWGPAQWFFSLDSSNASMMLTGAGFGLLGAGLIEALWWIVKWSVGIRPTFWKTTPFFDRDENGRISL from the coding sequence ATGGAGACTCGTGAAATTCTGGGGCTGAGTGGCGCCGAGGTGGCTGAGCGCATGACGGATGGGCGTCGCAACGTGTTGCCGCCAAGCGCGGGGAAGACCACCTGGGACATCATCCGAACCAACGTTTTTACGCGGATTAACGCGATTTTGGGTGTGCTGTTCGCCGTGGTGCTCACTACTGGGCATTGGATCCAGGCTACGTTCGGCGGGCTGATCGTGGTGAACTCGGTGGTGGGTATTATCCAGGAGCTACGTGCCCGCAAGACGCTCTCTGAGCTCACGATTCTTGGCGAGGAGCATCCGCAGGCGTGGCGCGACGGCGAGCTTGTGGAGCTCGAGCAAAGCGAGATTGTGCTCGATGACGTGCTCCATATCGGCGCCGGCGCGCAGATCGTGGTGGACGGCGAAGTGCTGGATTCACAGTACCTGGATGTTGACGAGTCGATGCTCACGGGAGAGTCGGATCCGGTGCACAAGGCGCCGGGCGATACGGTCATGTCCGGTAGTTTTGTGGTGTCGGGCTCGGGCGATTACCAGGTGACGAAAGTGGGCGCGGATTCGTATGCTGCGAAGCTGACTGCCGAGGCGTCAAAGTATTCGCTGGCAAAGTCCCAGCTCCAGGCGGGGATTAACCAGATTTTGAAGATTATTACGTGGGTGTTGATCCCGGTTGGCATTCTGATTGTGGTTTCGCAGGTGCGTCAGCCGGGCACGCAAACGTATTCGGATGTGGTTCTGCGCATCGCGGGCGCGTTGGTGCCGATGGTTCCGGAGGGGCTGGTGTTGATCACGACGACGGCGTTCGCGCTTGGTGTGATCCGGCTCGGCTTGCGCAAGTGCCTGGTTCAGGAGTTGCCGGCGATTGAGGGTTTGGCCCGTGTGGATGTGGTGTGTGCAGATAAGACGGGCACGCTGACGGAAAATACGCTCGAGTTTGGTGATTTTGAGCTGGTTGGCGCGCTCGGCGAGGAGCGGGCACGCGAGGGGTTGGCGCAGCTCGCTGCCGCGGATCCGGATCCGAACGTGACGATGAAGGCTGTGGCGAACGAGCTTGGCGCACCGGAGCGATTGTGGGAGGTGGTGGAGCGCCAGCCCTTCACGTCGGCGAAAAAGTGGTCTGGTGTGAGCTTTGCAAATGGCGAGCATTGGGTGATGGGTGCGCCGGACGTGCTGGCATCCGGGACGGACGTGGAGCGCCGTGCTACCGAGCTGGGGGATACGGGGCTACGTGTGCTGCTGGTGGGCCGCGCATCGGTGCCGGTGACGGCTGCAGACGCGCCGGGTCAGCTTGAGCCGGTTGGGCTGATCACGTTCGTGCAGAAGATCCGTCCCGACGCTGGCGATACGCTCGATTACTTTGCCCGGCAGGATGTCGAGGTGAAGGTGATTTCCGGTGACAACGCGCGTTCGGTTGGTGCTGTGACCTCGCGCCTCGGTTACGACGCTGGTACCACAGTTGACGCCCGTGAGATTGGCGACGACGAGTTTGCCGAGGTTGTCAATGGTAACCGCGTGTTTGGGCGTGTGCGCCCAGATCAGAAGCAGGCCATGGTGAAGGCTTTGCAAGGCGAAGGCCACACTGTGGCGATGACGGGCGACGGCGTGAACGACGTGCTCGCTTTGAAGGATGCAGATATCGGCGTGGCCATGGGTTCTGGTGCTTCGGCGACCCGGTCGGTGGCAAAGATTGTGTTGCTTGACGACAAATTTGCAACGTTGCCGTATGTGGTGGCCGAGGGGCGTCGCGTGATCGGGAACATCGAGCGTGTGGCGAACCTGTTCTTGACGAAGACGATCTATTCGGCGATGCTTGCGATCCTTGTGGTGCTCGCGCAGGTACCGTATCCGTTCCTTCCGATCCACGTGTCGATTACGGGCTGGTTTACGATCGGTATTCCCGCGTTTATTCTCTCGCTTCCCCCGAATAATTCGCGGGCGCGTGATGGGTTCGTGAAGAGGACGATCCGGTTTGCGTTGCCGGCGGGCTTTATTGTGGGTGCGGTGTCGTTTACGACGTATCTGGTGACGTCGGGTGGTTGGAACGTTCCGCAGGAGCATATGCGCGAGTCGACGGCGGCGCTGCTGGCGCTGATTATCGCCTCCACCTGGGTGCTCGCGTGCGTGGCACGGCCGTGGACATGGTGGAAGATCACGCTGATTGTTCTGCCGCTCGTGGGGTATGGTGTGTTCTTTTTCTGGGGGCCGGCGCAGTGGTTCTTCTCGCTGGATTCGTCGAATGCCTCGATGATGCTCACTGGCGCAGGGTTTGGTCTACTGGGGGCGGGGCTGATTGAGGCTCTGTGGTGGATCGTGAAATGGTCGGTTGGCATCCGTCCGACGTTCTGGAAGACTACCCCATTTTTTGATCGCGATGAGAATGGGAGGATTTCGCTGTGA
- a CDS encoding nucleoside deaminase, translated as MYEIERVWMGEAFELARRAGDAGDVPVGAVVISPSGEVVGRGYNTRERDADPAGHAEINAMREAAGVLGGWNLSGCTLVVSLEPCTMCAGAIVNARVSRVVFGAWDEKAGAAGSVRDVLRDARLGAPIEVIGGLEQETAARQLGEWFERLR; from the coding sequence ATGTATGAGATTGAGCGCGTTTGGATGGGCGAGGCTTTCGAGCTGGCGCGGCGTGCTGGCGACGCCGGTGATGTGCCTGTTGGTGCTGTGGTTATTTCGCCTTCTGGCGAGGTGGTGGGCCGCGGTTACAACACCCGTGAGCGCGACGCCGACCCTGCCGGTCATGCTGAGATCAACGCGATGCGTGAGGCGGCTGGCGTGCTCGGTGGGTGGAACTTGAGTGGGTGCACGCTGGTGGTGTCGCTCGAGCCGTGCACGATGTGCGCGGGTGCGATTGTGAATGCACGGGTATCGCGCGTGGTGTTTGGTGCGTGGGACGAGAAGGCTGGGGCTGCTGGCTCGGTGCGTGATGTCTTGCGTGATGCACGACTTGGTGCTCCCATCGAGGTGATCGGTGGGCTTGAGCAAGAGACGGCGGCGCGCCAGCTTGGCGAGTGGTTTGAGCGTTTGCGATAG
- a CDS encoding glycosyltransferase family 2 protein, which produces MSDVESEGREAPIHVAVIIPAKDEAERIGATVRAARAIPGVDMVIVVDDGSSDDTQGVARAAGASAIRHSVNRGKAAAMETGASVVAMRDADGQVPRALLFIDADLGDSAIETAPLIDPVLHGSVDCTIAYLPPQEGAGGHGFVTGAGRKAIENATGWVPLAPLSGQRCITRDAFEAVRPLAHGWGVEVGMTIDLLVAGFTVQEVPCNLRHRATANDLSGQLHRASQYKDVLRAVAARKAKRMRVPADVRGPKGEDLAPYNAFGRY; this is translated from the coding sequence GTGAGCGACGTTGAATCTGAGGGGCGCGAGGCCCCGATCCATGTGGCTGTGATTATTCCGGCGAAGGACGAGGCAGAGCGTATCGGCGCAACGGTTCGTGCGGCTCGCGCGATCCCTGGGGTGGATATGGTGATTGTGGTTGACGACGGCTCGAGCGACGATACTCAGGGTGTGGCTCGCGCGGCTGGCGCCTCTGCAATCCGGCACAGCGTGAACCGCGGGAAGGCTGCCGCGATGGAGACGGGCGCGTCGGTGGTTGCGATGCGCGACGCCGATGGGCAGGTTCCGCGGGCGCTTCTGTTTATCGACGCCGATTTGGGTGATTCCGCAATTGAAACAGCCCCGCTGATTGATCCTGTTTTGCACGGTTCGGTGGATTGTACGATCGCCTATTTACCTCCGCAGGAGGGTGCGGGTGGCCATGGTTTTGTCACTGGTGCCGGGCGCAAGGCGATCGAGAACGCGACGGGCTGGGTTCCGTTGGCTCCGCTTTCGGGACAGCGGTGTATTACGCGTGATGCGTTTGAGGCTGTGCGCCCGCTGGCTCACGGTTGGGGCGTTGAGGTTGGCATGACGATCGACCTGCTTGTGGCCGGTTTTACTGTTCAGGAGGTGCCGTGCAACTTGCGGCATCGGGCAACGGCGAATGATCTTTCGGGGCAGTTGCACCGTGCCTCGCAGTATAAGGATGTGCTGCGCGCGGTTGCCGCGCGCAAGGCGAAGCGGATGCGTGTGCCGGCTGATGTACGCGGCCCGAAGGGCGAGGATTTGGCGCCGTATAACGCCTTTGGGCGTTACTGA